The Benincasa hispida cultivar B227 chromosome 9, ASM972705v1, whole genome shotgun sequence genome has a segment encoding these proteins:
- the LOC120084492 gene encoding extensin-like: MSSTSDSQNQSISFGNDSQRPTVSKPSSAPTKASKTIVTPPAKILQPKPKTPQQKPKSAPKPRAKTPAKPRTRPSSTIASKPYTKPAPPPIIPNITMVGATHDPFPAYAHNAPSLAVHPPPSFSIEPLAIIYPVESDASSQPSPSPILISSPGMPYTPMGTPPFTPPIPPSNSPASEHNLEELTGLA; the protein is encoded by the exons ATGTCGTCCACTTCAGATAGCCAGAATCAGAGCATTAGCTTTGGCAACGACTCTCAA CGACCGACCGTTTCTAAACCTTCCTCAGCCCCTACCAAAGCCTCCAAAACCATTGTTACCCCTCCAGCCAAGATCCTTCAACCTAAACCTAAAACCCCTCAACAAAAACCCAAATCTGCCCCCAAGCCAAGGGCCAAGACACCGGCAAAACCTAGGACGCGTCCATCATCTACGATTGCATCTAAACCCTACACCAAGCCTGCACCACCACCAATTATCCCTAACATCACTATGGTGGGTGCAACGCACGACCCATTCCCAGCCTATGCCCATAACGCACCGTCACTAGCAGTGCATCCACCACCTTCATTTTCTATCGAACCCTTAGCCATCATCTATCCTGTGGAATCGGATGCGTCGAGCCAACCATCTCCTTCGCCCATCCTCATATCTTCCCCTGGGATGCCTTACACCCCAATGGGCACCCCTCCATTCACTCCACCCATACCACCCTCTAACAGTCCTGCGTCAGAGCACAATCTTGAAGAGTTGACAGGGCTGGCTTGA
- the LOC120084493 gene encoding uncharacterized protein LOC120084493, with protein sequence MSATGKPEVPLNAPFLRCLMKKNNEHQFKRFLELLKQLHINIPLIEALEQMPTYVKNFKDILMKKRRVSEKEVIKLTKECNTLVSNNLPKKQKDPGSFTVPMGGLDVGHALCDQGASINLMPLSILKKLGIGETQPTSVTLQLADRTIKYPEGKIKDVLVKVDNLIFSADFIILDYEADKEVQLSLDALS encoded by the coding sequence ATGTCTGCCACGGGAAAGCCTGAGGTACCGCTGAACGCACCATTCCTTAGGTgtctgatgaagaagaataATGAACATCAATTCAAGCGTTTTCTTGAGCTCCTAAAGCAGCTACACATCAACATTCCACTTATAGAGGCTCTGGAGCAGATGCCAACATATGTAAAAAATTTTAAGGACAttttaatgaagaagagaagagtCAGTGAGAAAGAAGTGATAAAGCTAACGAAGGAATGTAACACGTTAGTAAGCAACAATTTACCAAAGAAGCAGAAGGACCCCGGGAGCTTCACAGTTCCTATGGGAGGATTAGATGTGGGTCATGCGTTATGCGATCAAGGAGCTAGCATTAATCTTATgccactttcaattttaaagaaattagGGATTGGCGAAACACAACCTACTTCTGTCACCCTTCAGCTCGCTGACAGGACAATTAAGTACCCAGAAGGGAAGATCAAAGACGTTTTGGTAAAGGTTGACAATCTCATATTTTCAGCAGACTTTATTATCTTAGACTATGAAGCAGATAAGGAGGTACAATTATCCTTGGACGCCCTTTCTTAG